GAATcggaaaagattagaagaagcGGCAGGGGTGGAGTAAGTAAAAGTGGAAAATGGAAGAAAAAATAAAGAAGCTATGGGATGAAACAAGAGAGTTAAGCTTAGGAACAAGTCCACAGATTCCCCGTCTAGAGACCCCGCCAAGGGCTCTTGAATTCCTCCGTGATTACGTTTCCCCAAACAAACCCTTGATCATCTCCTCTTCCGCAAAATGCCTCTTTCCAGCCACCACTCTCTGGTCTTCTCCCGATTACCTTGTTAATACCCTCTCTGCCTCCCCTGTTTCCCTCCACCTCACTCCTTCCGGCAATGCTGATTCCCTCACCCCCATTTCCCCTCATTCCCTCTGTTTCGCTTCCCCCCATGTCGAAAACCTCCCCTTTTCAGAGGCCCTTTCTAAAATTAAGAATTCGGCTTTGGGGGAAAATTCTGTGGTGGCTTATGCTCAGCAACAGAATGATTGCTTGAGGCTAGAGTATTCTGCTATTGCTGCTGATATTGAGGATCATATTGGATGGGCTACCGACGCGTTGGGTTGTAAACCTGAGGCCGTTAATTTGTGGATTGGGAATGAGTTTTCCCAGACTTGGTTTCATAAAGATCATTATGAGAATCTTTATGCTGTTGTTACTGGTGAGAAGCATTTTTTGCTTCTTCCTCCTACTGATGTTCATCGAATGTATATTCAGGATTATCCTGCTGCTCAGTATCACTACTCTAAGGTCAATTTCAACCCCCCCCCCCAGCCCAAATTATCATTTTTTTTATCGTTTGCAATGTGTATGATTTTTCCCTAACATAATATATCTACTGCTCCCCTTTACTTCTCACGAGCAGCTAGACATATTTGTATATACAGAATAATGTGCTTTGCGTTTCTTGTTAATCCTTGTTTTAGTGAACTTGAAGTGGACTTTAGAATTACTGAATTTAAATGAGGGATGATGGACCTTGTGCTGCTTGCCTGCTTAATAGTAAGCTGTAGGATTTTCTTTCTCAACAAAATGTCACAATTTCACTAAAAAATGTCCAAAACGTCACTTTTGAAAATTATGGCCCAAAATGTCACTTCATAACGGGCTATCGTGTAGCGTTTTGATAGGACAAACGCTTATCAAAACGCTACACGACAccacgccacactatgtagcgTTAAGGTGTTGAACTCTTTTTTTATATTCTAAGCTTTTTATTATGTGTCGTTTTGGGGCCAAAAACATCACTTAATGTTATATTTTCAACaatcatttttaaattaatatttttagaTTTAATAATGTACCCTAATTtaacaattttaaattttttaggGTTCAATAATCCTCTTTTaggttttagaaatattaaaaaattgaataaaagaGACATCTAATTTAATACTTTTTAACATTTTAGGGTTTATCAATCCCCTTTTGagttttagaaatattaaaaaaaataataataaaaggtACACCGGCTTAGGGTTTAGGGTTTTAGGTCATAAACCCTTAGAGCCTAAATTCTAATTTAATCTAGGCACTTAAACCTAAGAATCAAAaatgtaaattttaaattaaacaattttaaaatttaagggtataacttaatttaataataattttgggttttaaattttattattattattattttagggtttaacaattttaaaaatattaaaattttgggtTTTAAATTTTTATAAGTTAGGGTTTAACAATTTTTTATTTgggtttaaaaatattttttagaaaaaataatgTGTGTAAAACGCTAGATGAAGTAGTGTTTTGGGTCAAAATGCTACATGATTTACAATTTTGGCTCTTAACACCACTTTGTCTAGCATTTCTTCccttttaattttttaaaaaagcTAACCAAGATGAGTTTATAGTAGCGTTTtgttaattaaaaaataaaaaataaaaaatcgcCAAAACGTGGAACGAAGTCACGTTTTATCAAAACGCTGAGCAAAGTAACGTGGTGAAGTGACATTTTGGGCCATTATTTTCAGAAGTGATACTTTGGACCATTTTTCACCCTAAAGTGACATTTAGGGCCACCACCCGTAAATATTCAAGAATGTGCAAAATGATTTACAAGGCCTACCAACAACTTGTTTTGAGAGAGAGATGTCCATAGATTACTATTTATATTTATGCGATAAATTCGACATAAACAATTTTTTGTATGTTTTATTGGTAGAAGACACTAAGGTACTAATGTAAAATATATAATGAGTAGGCATAACTTCACTTATGTGAAGGTTTAATGCCGAAACTCCGCACCTATTTCGGATCCATATCCACGAATCCTAATTTTTTTAGAAACTAAGAGTCCGACACTTGGATCGATACCCATATCCGAGTCCGATATCTGATGCATATACAAGAACTTGATTTCCTAAAAGCACATAAAAACAGTAACTAGGATTTCCTCACAATTCATATATCTAATTTATGAGTTATCTGATTGTGAGTGGGGTGATTGTATTCACATCATTAGTGCATGCATACGGGCCCCCTTTTGAATTATCAAACATTAGGTTATTCATTGCACCAACTAGTAATCATACACATCACTCGCTTTATGTATTCAGCGTGTTTTACTCGGCATATGTAACATTACTACCTACTATTTTGGTTCTTCCTAACGTAGACTTGGAAACCACCTCTTTTGTTTAGGAGATCTTCAGTAGTTGAGTCTATACGGTTCATAtgttgtgtgtttgtgtgtgtttaAATTTGCATTTTGGTGTGATATATAGGATACGGGGGAGTTTAAGTTGGAACTTGAGGATCCGATAAGATACGTTCCATGGTGCAGTGTAAATCCATACCCTTCACCAGACACTAAAAAGAGAGACATGGCTAGATTCCCTCTGTATTTTAAAGGACCAAAGCCTTTCGAGTGTACAGTTAAGGCTGGCGAGATTCTTTATCTGTAAGCTCCTGTCACTATCACCTCTTTTCTTTGTTTCTATATGTACACTTGTGTGATTTTGTCCAacacaaagttgttcttttaaACGAATTATAATTTGTTGTCACTTTCTGTTACATCAATCATTGGAGGCTTTCTTTAGGATGATTTGGCACAAGTATCTTTACAGTTCATTAAATGTCAGAGGGAATTGAAATAGGAACCTATGATGAGTGTTGGCACTGGCATAAGTGTGTATTTAAAGAGAACCCGGATAGTTTAGGAGTAAGTCTACTAGCTTGTTCCAATTTCCGATTGTTCTGCAACTGTGTACTTAAGATTATTATGTTGGGTTCCTTCGACAAACGAATATTCTCTGATTGATACATGCCTTTCCCTTGGTTATTCTAAAATAATCACAGTTTACAAATCCGAAAGAATGAAATCCAAGAATCAACTTAGGTTCCTAGGTATGGTATTTATGAGAGACTGAGTGATAACTAATAATCTACAGTGACATTTAGTACTAAATCTCAATCCAAGACAATGTGCAGCTTATACTTGAACAAGTTCTATGATTTTCATCTTTCTACACCTTTCTTTAAAGGGTTAAAAGAACCTTTCTACTGCATCATAAGTTTCCAGGTGAACTTATCTGTCTTCATTAAGAAATGCGGTTAAGGAAATTATATTCTGTTTCACTAAATTTAGTTTTGTAGATATGTA
This genomic interval from Apium graveolens cultivar Ventura chromosome 8, ASM990537v1, whole genome shotgun sequence contains the following:
- the LOC141676937 gene encoding lysine-specific demethylase JMJ32, with the translated sequence MEEKIKKLWDETRELSLGTSPQIPRLETPPRALEFLRDYVSPNKPLIISSSAKCLFPATTLWSSPDYLVNTLSASPVSLHLTPSGNADSLTPISPHSLCFASPHVENLPFSEALSKIKNSALGENSVVAYAQQQNDCLRLEYSAIAADIEDHIGWATDALGCKPEAVNLWIGNEFSQTWFHKDHYENLYAVVTGEKHFLLLPPTDVHRMYIQDYPAAQYHYSKDTGEFKLELEDPIRYVPWCSVNPYPSPDTKKRDMARFPLYFKGPKPFECTVKAGEILYLPSMWFHHVRQTPDSRGLTVAVNYWYDMRFDLKYAYFNFLQSLACSRVDVKDKEYQCLKSCDASASKVENGLDVVHLASGYDSDVSDDVETHEHSVCP